From the genome of Vulpes lagopus strain Blue_001 chromosome 2, ASM1834538v1, whole genome shotgun sequence, one region includes:
- the LOC121484174 gene encoding zinc finger protein 671-like isoform X2 produces MAAAALRARMQDCVISEDVFVYFSWEEWMLLDDSQRLLYQDVMLENFALLASLGIASSQSHLVTQLNPRKDPQMPEQVNMNPATEREAQKGPGPGCRYAVEDEQSVSLEGLSQVRTPVASLKTHPCGGSGSRLRGILHLPEHEVGEAGLKPQPCGASWKHFWLSANLHQRHTGDKSFRGGEGRDSMKSYQFCVPEKTLVYGEGRVGFPATSSLPLHQVPHVNTKPHKSTRLGGALHFRQQQQHRCIECGKLFTRKDTLTRHQRIHTGERPYACSKCGKFFSQSCDLFKHKTIHTGERPYECSECGKFFRQISGLIEHRRVHTGERLYQCSNCGKFFSSKSNLIRHQEVHTGARPYVCSTCGKEFSRKHTLVLHQRTHTGERPYECSECGKAFSQSSHLNVHWRIHSSDYECSRCGKAFSCISKLVQHQKVHSGENPYECSRCGKAFTQRPNLIRHWKVHTGERPYVCSKCGKEFNRKHTLVLHQKIHTGEKP; encoded by the exons GACTGTGTGATCTCTGAGGACGTGTTTGTGTACTTCTCCTGGGAAGAATGGATGCTCCTTGATGATTCTCAGAGACTTTTATATCAggatgtgatgctggagaacttTGCACTTTTAGCCTCACTGG GAATTGCATCCTCACAATCTCACTTAGTCACTCAACTGAACCCAAGGAAAGATCCCCAGATGCCTGAACAGGTGAATATGAAcccagccacagagagagaggctcagaagGGACCTGGACCTG GTTGTCGGTATGCAGTGGAGGACGAGCAGAGTGTTTCTTTAGAGGGACTGTCACAGGTCAGGACTCCTGTGGCCAGTCTGAAGACCCACCCATGTGGCGGATCTGGCTCCAGACTGAGAGGAATCTTACACCTGCCTGAACATGAGGTGGGAGAAGCCGGGCTGAAACCACAGCCATGTGGGGCAAGTTGGAAACACTTCTGGCTCAGTGCGAATCTTCATCAGCGCCACACTGGAGATAAATCCTTCAGAGGAGGTGAGGGCAGGGACTCCATGAAAAGCTACCAGTTCTGTGTACCAGAGAAGACCCTTGTGTATGGTGAGGGTAGAGTGGGCTTTCCAGCCACCTCCAGCCTTCCCCTGCACCAAGTTCCCCATGTGAACACTAAGCCCCACAAGAGCACCAGGCTTGGGGGAGCCCTTCACTTtagacagcagcagcagcacaggtGCATCGAATGTGGGAAATTATTCACCCGCAAGGACACACTTACTCGGCATCAGAGAAtccacactggagaaaggccttatgcATGCAGCAAATGTGGGAAGTTCTTTAGTCAGAGCTGTGACCTCTTTAAACACAAGACCAtccacactggagaaaggccttatgaatgcagtgaatgtgggaagtTCTTTCGACAAATCTCTGGCCTTATCGAACACAGGcgagttcacactggagaaagacTCTATCAGTGCAGTAATTGTGGAAAATTCTTTAGTAGTAAGTCTAACCTCATTAGACACCAAGAAGTTCACACAGGAGCAAGGCCTTATGTATGTAGCACGTGTGGGAAAGAGTTCAGTCGCAAACATACACTTGTTCTGCACCAGAGAActcacactggagaaaggccttatgagtgcagtgaatgtgggaaggccttcagcCAGAGTTCCCACCTCAATGTACATTGGAGAATTCACAGCAGTGATTATGAGTGCAGCagatgtgggaaagcctttagcTGCATCTCTAAACTTGTTCAGCACCAGAAGGTTCACTCTGGAGAAAACCCTTATGAGTGCAGCagatgtgggaaagcctttaccCAAAGGCCAAATCTTATTCGGCACTGGAAAGTTCATACTGGTGAACGGCCTTACGTGTGCAGCAAATGTGGAAAAGAGTTCAACCGTAAACACACACTTGTTCTCCACCAGAAGATTCATACTGGAGAAAAGCCTTAA
- the LOC121484174 gene encoding zinc finger protein 671-like isoform X1, whose amino-acid sequence MEAAAAAAAAAPRVPTQDCVISEDVFVYFSWEEWMLLDDSQRLLYQDVMLENFALLASLGIASSQSHLVTQLNPRKDPQMPEQVNMNPATEREAQKGPGPGCRYAVEDEQSVSLEGLSQVRTPVASLKTHPCGGSGSRLRGILHLPEHEVGEAGLKPQPCGASWKHFWLSANLHQRHTGDKSFRGGEGRDSMKSYQFCVPEKTLVYGEGRVGFPATSSLPLHQVPHVNTKPHKSTRLGGALHFRQQQQHRCIECGKLFTRKDTLTRHQRIHTGERPYACSKCGKFFSQSCDLFKHKTIHTGERPYECSECGKFFRQISGLIEHRRVHTGERLYQCSNCGKFFSSKSNLIRHQEVHTGARPYVCSTCGKEFSRKHTLVLHQRTHTGERPYECSECGKAFSQSSHLNVHWRIHSSDYECSRCGKAFSCISKLVQHQKVHSGENPYECSRCGKAFTQRPNLIRHWKVHTGERPYVCSKCGKEFNRKHTLVLHQKIHTGEKP is encoded by the exons GACTGTGTGATCTCTGAGGACGTGTTTGTGTACTTCTCCTGGGAAGAATGGATGCTCCTTGATGATTCTCAGAGACTTTTATATCAggatgtgatgctggagaacttTGCACTTTTAGCCTCACTGG GAATTGCATCCTCACAATCTCACTTAGTCACTCAACTGAACCCAAGGAAAGATCCCCAGATGCCTGAACAGGTGAATATGAAcccagccacagagagagaggctcagaagGGACCTGGACCTG GTTGTCGGTATGCAGTGGAGGACGAGCAGAGTGTTTCTTTAGAGGGACTGTCACAGGTCAGGACTCCTGTGGCCAGTCTGAAGACCCACCCATGTGGCGGATCTGGCTCCAGACTGAGAGGAATCTTACACCTGCCTGAACATGAGGTGGGAGAAGCCGGGCTGAAACCACAGCCATGTGGGGCAAGTTGGAAACACTTCTGGCTCAGTGCGAATCTTCATCAGCGCCACACTGGAGATAAATCCTTCAGAGGAGGTGAGGGCAGGGACTCCATGAAAAGCTACCAGTTCTGTGTACCAGAGAAGACCCTTGTGTATGGTGAGGGTAGAGTGGGCTTTCCAGCCACCTCCAGCCTTCCCCTGCACCAAGTTCCCCATGTGAACACTAAGCCCCACAAGAGCACCAGGCTTGGGGGAGCCCTTCACTTtagacagcagcagcagcacaggtGCATCGAATGTGGGAAATTATTCACCCGCAAGGACACACTTACTCGGCATCAGAGAAtccacactggagaaaggccttatgcATGCAGCAAATGTGGGAAGTTCTTTAGTCAGAGCTGTGACCTCTTTAAACACAAGACCAtccacactggagaaaggccttatgaatgcagtgaatgtgggaagtTCTTTCGACAAATCTCTGGCCTTATCGAACACAGGcgagttcacactggagaaagacTCTATCAGTGCAGTAATTGTGGAAAATTCTTTAGTAGTAAGTCTAACCTCATTAGACACCAAGAAGTTCACACAGGAGCAAGGCCTTATGTATGTAGCACGTGTGGGAAAGAGTTCAGTCGCAAACATACACTTGTTCTGCACCAGAGAActcacactggagaaaggccttatgagtgcagtgaatgtgggaaggccttcagcCAGAGTTCCCACCTCAATGTACATTGGAGAATTCACAGCAGTGATTATGAGTGCAGCagatgtgggaaagcctttagcTGCATCTCTAAACTTGTTCAGCACCAGAAGGTTCACTCTGGAGAAAACCCTTATGAGTGCAGCagatgtgggaaagcctttaccCAAAGGCCAAATCTTATTCGGCACTGGAAAGTTCATACTGGTGAACGGCCTTACGTGTGCAGCAAATGTGGAAAAGAGTTCAACCGTAAACACACACTTGTTCTCCACCAGAAGATTCATACTGGAGAAAAGCCTTAA
- the LOC121478600 gene encoding zinc finger protein 671-like encodes MGAKNIRQPLPKDQTLFSPEKSTLEKGCSGIASSQSHLVTQLNPRKDPQMPEQVNMNPATEREAQKGPGPGCRCAVEDEQSVSLEGLSQVRTPVASLKTHPCGGSGSRLRGILHLPEHEVGEAGLKPQPCGASWKHFWLSANLHQRHTGDKSFRGGEGRDSMKSHQFCVPEKTLVYGEGRVGFPATSSLPLHQVPHVNPKPHKSTRLGGALHFRQQQQHRCIECGKLFTRKDTLTRHQRIHTGERPYACSKCGKFFSQSCDLFKHKTIHTGERPYECSECGKFFRQISGLIEHRRVHTGERLYQCSNCGKFFSSKSNLIRHQEVHTGARPYVCSTCGKEFSRKHTLVLHQRTHTGERPYECSECGKAFSQSSHLNVHWRIHSSDYECSRCGKAFSCISKLVQHQKVHSGENPYECSRCGKAFTQRPNLIRHWKVHTGERPYVCSKCGKEFNRKHTLVLHQKIHTGEKP; translated from the exons ATGGGTGCTAAGAACATAAGACAGCCTTTACCCAAAGACCAGACCTTATTCAGCCCTGAAAAGTCCACACTGGAGAAAGGCTGTAGCG GAATTGCATCCTCACAATCTCACTTAGTCACTCAACTGAACCCAAGGAAAGATCCCCAGATGCCTGAACAGGTGAATATGAAcccagccacagagagagaggctcagaagGGACCTGGACCTG GTTGTCGGTGTGCAGTGGAGGACGAGCAGAGTGTTTCTTTAGAGGGACTGTCACAGGTCAGGACTCCTGTGGCCAGTCTGAAGACCCACCCATGTGGCGGATCTGGCTCCAGACTGAGAGGAATCTTACACCTGCCTGAACATGAGGTGGGAGAAGCCGGGCTGAAACCACAGCCATGTGGGGCAAGTTGGAAACACTTCTGGCTCAGTGCGAATCTTCATCAGCGCCACACTGGAGATAAATCCTTCAGAGGAGGTGAGGGCAGGGACTCCATGAAAAGCCACCAGTTCTGTGTACCAGAGAAGACCCTTGTGTATGGTGAGGGTAGAGTGGGCTTTCCAGCCACCTCCAGCCTTCCCCTGCACCAAGTTCCCCATGTGAACCCTAAGCCCCACAAGAGCACCAGGCTTGGGGGAGCCCTTCACTTtagacagcagcagcagcacaggtGCATCGAATGTGGGAAATTATTCACCCGCAAGGACACACTTACTCGGCATCAGAGAAtccacactggagaaaggccttatgcATGCAGCAAATGTGGGAAGTTCTTTAGTCAGAGCTGTGACCTCTTTAAACACAAGACCAtccacactggagaaaggccttatgaatgcagtgaatgtgggaagtTCTTTCGACAAATCTCTGGCCTTATCGAACACAGGcgagttcacactggagaaagacTCTATCAGTGCAGTAATTGTGGAAAATTCTTTAGTAGTAAGTCTAACCTCATTAGACACCAAGAAGTTCACACAGGAGCAAGGCCTTATGTATGTAGCACGTGTGGGAAAGAGTTCAGTCGCAAACATACACTTGTTCTGCACCAGAGAActcacactggagaaaggccttatgagtgcagtgaatgtgggaaggccttcagcCAGAGTTCCCACCTCAATGTACATTGGAGAATTCACAGCAGTGATTATGAGTGCAGCagatgtgggaaagcctttagcTGCATCTCTAAACTTGTTCAGCACCAGAAGGTTCACTCTGGAGAAAACCCTTATGAGTGCAGCagatgtgggaaagcctttaccCAAAGGCCAAATCTTATTCGGCACTGGAAAGTTCATACTGGTGAACGGCCTTACGTGTGCAGCAAATGTGGAAAAGAGTTCAACCGTAAACACACACTTGTTCTCCACCAGAAGATTCATACTGGAGAAAAGCCTTAA
- the LOC121484174 gene encoding zinc finger protein 671-like isoform X3, whose product MPEQVNMNPATEREAQKGPGPGCRYAVEDEQSVSLEGLSQVRTPVASLKTHPCGGSGSRLRGILHLPEHEVGEAGLKPQPCGASWKHFWLSANLHQRHTGDKSFRGGEGRDSMKSYQFCVPEKTLVYGEGRVGFPATSSLPLHQVPHVNTKPHKSTRLGGALHFRQQQQHRCIECGKLFTRKDTLTRHQRIHTGERPYACSKCGKFFSQSCDLFKHKTIHTGERPYECSECGKFFRQISGLIEHRRVHTGERLYQCSNCGKFFSSKSNLIRHQEVHTGARPYVCSTCGKEFSRKHTLVLHQRTHTGERPYECSECGKAFSQSSHLNVHWRIHSSDYECSRCGKAFSCISKLVQHQKVHSGENPYECSRCGKAFTQRPNLIRHWKVHTGERPYVCSKCGKEFNRKHTLVLHQKIHTGEKP is encoded by the exons ATGCCTGAACAGGTGAATATGAAcccagccacagagagagaggctcagaagGGACCTGGACCTG GTTGTCGGTATGCAGTGGAGGACGAGCAGAGTGTTTCTTTAGAGGGACTGTCACAGGTCAGGACTCCTGTGGCCAGTCTGAAGACCCACCCATGTGGCGGATCTGGCTCCAGACTGAGAGGAATCTTACACCTGCCTGAACATGAGGTGGGAGAAGCCGGGCTGAAACCACAGCCATGTGGGGCAAGTTGGAAACACTTCTGGCTCAGTGCGAATCTTCATCAGCGCCACACTGGAGATAAATCCTTCAGAGGAGGTGAGGGCAGGGACTCCATGAAAAGCTACCAGTTCTGTGTACCAGAGAAGACCCTTGTGTATGGTGAGGGTAGAGTGGGCTTTCCAGCCACCTCCAGCCTTCCCCTGCACCAAGTTCCCCATGTGAACACTAAGCCCCACAAGAGCACCAGGCTTGGGGGAGCCCTTCACTTtagacagcagcagcagcacaggtGCATCGAATGTGGGAAATTATTCACCCGCAAGGACACACTTACTCGGCATCAGAGAAtccacactggagaaaggccttatgcATGCAGCAAATGTGGGAAGTTCTTTAGTCAGAGCTGTGACCTCTTTAAACACAAGACCAtccacactggagaaaggccttatgaatgcagtgaatgtgggaagtTCTTTCGACAAATCTCTGGCCTTATCGAACACAGGcgagttcacactggagaaagacTCTATCAGTGCAGTAATTGTGGAAAATTCTTTAGTAGTAAGTCTAACCTCATTAGACACCAAGAAGTTCACACAGGAGCAAGGCCTTATGTATGTAGCACGTGTGGGAAAGAGTTCAGTCGCAAACATACACTTGTTCTGCACCAGAGAActcacactggagaaaggccttatgagtgcagtgaatgtgggaaggccttcagcCAGAGTTCCCACCTCAATGTACATTGGAGAATTCACAGCAGTGATTATGAGTGCAGCagatgtgggaaagcctttagcTGCATCTCTAAACTTGTTCAGCACCAGAAGGTTCACTCTGGAGAAAACCCTTATGAGTGCAGCagatgtgggaaagcctttaccCAAAGGCCAAATCTTATTCGGCACTGGAAAGTTCATACTGGTGAACGGCCTTACGTGTGCAGCAAATGTGGAAAAGAGTTCAACCGTAAACACACACTTGTTCTCCACCAGAAGATTCATACTGGAGAAAAGCCTTAA